Proteins encoded in a region of the Phacochoerus africanus isolate WHEZ1 chromosome 8, ROS_Pafr_v1, whole genome shotgun sequence genome:
- the A1BG gene encoding alpha-1B-glycoprotein, with protein sequence MSARVALLLLWGLALSRVTEEALFLDPRPNLWAEAQSLLEPWANVTLTCQSRLPTLAFQLLRDGVAQDPVHLASPALEHRFPLGAVTSDTRGLYRCRSGLNSRWTGLSNLVEVTGLEPLPPPLLSTKPVPWITPGLNTELLCHGGLRGVTFLLRREGDDQFLEVAEAPEDTKAIFPVKRPGNYSCTYRTHAAGTPSEPSATVTIEELARPPPPTLTIKTDSAAVLSPGSGVSLTCVATLEGVHFQLRRVEEVLMVPRASTSPDRVFFQLNNLTLEDRGVYTCSYQLQDNVTPWSLDSAPAELVLSDGTLPAPELSAEPAALSPAPGSVVQLRCRAPRSGVRFALVRKDARGHRVHGLLSPEGTEALFELRDVSGAHSGNYSCVYTDLAPPFSGSAPSASVELRVDGPLPRPQLRPRRIGAVTPGRDAVFHCEGRVPDVIFELLRAGEAEPLEKVWSHHPSTDLVLTYVGPQHAGKYSCRYRSYPLLSELSDPVELQVAGEGPGGRWSPVG encoded by the exons ATGTCTGCGCGGGTGGCCCTCCTGCTGCTCTGGG GTCTCGCCCTGAGCCGAGTAACCGAGGAGGCCTTAT TCTTGGATCCGAGGCCGAACCTGTGGGCAGAGGCCCAGTCGCTGCTGGAACCCTGGGCCAATGTGACGCTGACATGCCAGAGCCGCCTGCCAACGCTGGCTTTCCAGCTGCTCAGAGACGGGGTGGCCCAGGACCCGGTGCACCTGGCCTCGCCCGCCTTGGAGCACCGGTTCCCGCTGGGAGCAGTGACCAGTGACACCCGAGGCCTTTACCGCTGCCGCTCGGGCTTGAACAGCAGGTGGACCGGCCTGAGCAACCTCGTGGAGGTGACTGGATTGG agcccctgcccccacccttgcTCTCAACCAAGCCAGTGCCCTGGATCACACCGGGCCTGAACACGGAGCTGCTGTGCCATGGGGGACTTCGCGGTGTGACCTTCCTGCTGAGGCGGGAAGGCGACGACCAGTTTCTGGAGGTGGCGGAGGCCCCGGAGGACACCAAGGCCATCTTTCCAGTCAAACGGCCTGGCAACTACAGCTGCACGTACCGGACGCACGCGGCTGGCACCCCCTCTGAGCCCAGTGCCACTGTGACCATAGAGGAGCTGG CCAGGCCGCCGCCACCCACACTGACCATCAAGACAGACTCCGCAGCGGTCCTGAGCCCTGGCTCGGGCGTGTCTCTCACGTGCGTGGCGACCCTGGAGGGGGTGCACTTCCAGCTGCGGCGGGTCGAGGAGGTGCTGATGGTCCCCAGAGCCAGCACCAGCCCGGACCGCGTCTTCTTTCAACTGAACAATCTGACCCTGGAGGACCGCGGGGTCTACACCTGTAGCTACCAGCTGCAGGACAATGTCACTCCCTGGTCCTTGGACAGTGCGCCTGCCGAGCTGGTGCTGAGCGACG GGACCCTCCCCGCGCCGGAGCTTTCGGCCGAGCCCGCGGCTCTGAGCCCGGCGCCGGGCTCGGTGGTGCAGCTGCGGTGCCGGGCACCCCGCTCGGGCGTGCGCTTCGCCCTGGTGCGCAAGGACGCGAGAGGGCACCGGGTGCACGGCCTCCTGAGCCCCGAGGGGACCGAGGCCCTCTTTGAGCTGCGCGACGTCTCAGGGGCGCACTCGGGCAACTACAGCTGCGTCTACACGGACTTGGCGCCGCCCTTCTCGGGCTCCGCGCCCAGCGCGAGCGTGGAGCTGCGCGTGGACG GCCCCTTGCCCAGGCCGCAGCTTCGGCCCCGGCGGATCGGGGCGGTGACTCCGGGACGCGATGCCGTCTTCCACTGCGAGGGCCGGGTGCCTGATGTCATCTTCGAGCTGCTGCGGGCCGGCGAAGCGGAGCCTTTGGAGAAGGTCTGGTCCCACCACCCCTCCACAGACCTCGTGCTGACCTACGTGGGGCCCCAACATGCGGGCAAGTACAGCTGCCGCTACCGCTCCTACCCCTTGCTGTCGGAGCTCAGCGACCCAGTGGAGCTGCAAGTGGCAGGTGAGGGGCCAGGCGGCAGGTGGAGCCCGGTTGGGTAG